From Pseudorasbora parva isolate DD20220531a chromosome 25, ASM2467924v1, whole genome shotgun sequence, one genomic window encodes:
- the LOC137065347 gene encoding histone H3-like has translation MARTKQTARKSTGGKAPRKQLATKAARKSAPATGGVKKPHRYRPGTVALREIRRYQKSTELLIRKLPFQRLVREIAQDFKTDLRFQSSAVMALQESSEAYLVGLFEDTNLCAIHAKRVTIMPKDIQLARRIRGERA, from the coding sequence ATGGCAAGAACCAAGCAGACCGCTCGTAAATCCACCGGTGGCAAAGCCCCGAGGAAGCAGCTCGCCACTAAAGCCGCCCGTAAGAGCGCTCCGGCCACCGGCGGCGTCAAGAAGCCTCATCGCTACAGGCCCGGGACCGTGGCTCTGCGAGAGATCCGCCGTTATCAGAAGTCCACCGAGCTGCTGATCCGCAAACTGCCCTTCCAGCGGCTGGTGAGAGAAATCGCTCAGGACTTCAAGACGGATCTGCGCTTCCAGAGCTCCGCTGTGATGGCCCTGCAGGAGTCCAGCGAGGCTTATTTGGTCGGCCTGTTTGAGGACACCAACCTGTGCGCCATCCACGCCAAGAGAGTCACCATCATGCCCAAAGACATCCAGCTGGCCCGCCGCATCCGCGGAGAGCGCGCATAA
- the LOC137065260 gene encoding histone H4, with the protein MSGRGKGGKGLGKGGAKRHRKVLRDNIQGITKPAIRRLARRGGVKRISGLIYEETRGVLKVFLENVIRDAVTYTEHAKRKTVTAMDVVYALKRQGRTLYGFGG; encoded by the coding sequence ATGTCTGGAAGAGGCAAAGGCGGCAAGGGACTCGGTAAAGGAGGCGCTAAGCGTCACCGTAAAGTTTTGCGTGATAACATCCAGGGAATCACCAAACCGGCCATTCGTCGTTTGGCTCGCCGTGGCGGTGTCAAGCGCATCTCCGGTCTGATCTACGAGGAGACCCGCGGAGTGTTGAAGGTGTTTCTGGAGAACGTTATCCGCGATGCCGTGACCTACACTGAGCACGCCAAGAGAAAGACCGTCACCGCCATGGATGTTGTGTACGCACTGAAGCGACAGGGACGCACCCTGTACGGCTTCGGAGGTTAA
- the LOC137065195 gene encoding histone H2A-like, translated as MSGRGKTGGKARAKAKTRSSRAGLQFPVGRVHRLLRKGNYAQRVGAGAPVYLAAVLEYLTAEILELAGNAARDNKKTRIIPRHLQLAVRNDEELNKLLGGVTIAQGGVLPNIQAVLLPKKTEKPAKSK; from the coding sequence ATGAGCGGCAGAGGCAAAACCGGTGGTAAAGCCAGAGCAAAGGCTAAGACTCGCTCCTCCAGAGCGGGACTGCAGTTCCCCGTCGGCCGTGTCCACAGGCTTCTTCGTAAAGGCAACTACGCTCAGCGCGTTGGTGCCGGTGCTCCGGTTTATCTGGCGGCTGTGCTCGAGTATCTCACCGCTGAGATCCTGGAATTGGCTGGAAACGCCGCTCGGGACAACAAGAAGACTCGCATCATCCCCCGTCATCTGCAGCTGGCGGTGCGCAACGACGAGGAGCTGAACAAACTCCTGGGCGGTGTGACCATCGCTCAGGGCGGCGTGCTACCCAACATCCAGGCCGTGCTGCTGCCCAAGAAGACCGAGAAGCCCGCTAAGTCCAAGTAA
- the LOC137065441 gene encoding histone H3-like — MARTKQTARKSTGGKAPRKQLATKAARKSAPATGGVKKPHRYRPGTVALREIRRYQKSTELLIRKLPFQRLVREIAQDFKTDLRFQSSAVMALQESSEAYLVGLFEDTNLCAIHAKRVTIMPKDIQLARRIRGERA, encoded by the coding sequence ATGGCAAGAACCAAGCAGACTGCTCGTAAATCCACCGGTGGCAAAGCCCCGAGGAAGCAGCTCGCTACGAAAGCCGCCCGTAAGAGCGCTCCGGCCACCGGCGGCGTCAAGAAGCCTCATCGCTACAGGCCCGGGACCGTGGCTCTGCGAGAGATCCGCCGTTATCAGAAGTCCACCGAGCTGCTGATCCGCAAACTGCCCTTCCAGCGGCTGGTGAGAGAAATCGCTCAGGACTTCAAGACGGATCTGCGCTTCCAGAGCTCCGCTGTGATGGCCCTGCAGGAGTCCAGCGAGGCTTATTTGGTCGGCCTGTTTGAGGACACCAACCTGTGCGCCATCCACGCCAAGAGAGTCACCATCATGCCCAAAGATATCCAGCTGGCCCGCCGCATCCGCGGAGAGCGCGCCTAA
- the LOC137064913 gene encoding histone H2B-like, translated as MPEPAKSAPKKGSKKAVTKTAAKGGKKRRKSRKESYAIYVYKVLKQVHPDTGISSKAMGIMNSFVNDIFERIAGEASRLAHYNKRSTITSREIQTAVRLLLPGELAKHAVSEGTKAVTKYTSSK; from the coding sequence ATGCCTGAACCAGCGAAGTCCGCGCCTAAGAAAGGCTCCAAAAAGGCCGTCACCAAGACCGCCGCTAAGGGAGGAAAGAAGCGCAGAAAGTCCAGGAAGGAGAGCTACGCCATCTATGTGTACAAGGTGTTGAAGCAGGTTCATCCTGACACCGGCATCTCCTCCAAGGCGATGGGCATCATGAATTCTTTCGTCAACGATATCTTCGAGCGCATCGCCGGTGAGGCGTCTCGTCTGGCGCACTACAACAAGCGCTCCACCATCACTTCCAGAGAGATCCAGACCGCCGTGCGTCTGCTGCTTCCCGGAGAGCTGGCCAAACACGCCGTGTCCGAGGGCACAAAGGCCGTCACTAAATACACCAGCTCTAAGTGA
- the LOC137064822 gene encoding histone H1-like, with amino-acid sequence MAETAPAPAAPAPAKAPKKKSAAKAKKAGPGVGELIVKTVTASKERSGVSLAALKKALAASGYDVEKNNSRVKIAIKGLVTKGTLVQVKGTGASGSFKLNKQQAETKKKPAKKAAPKAKKPAAKKPAAAKKPKSAAAKKPKAAKKSPKKATKPAAKKATKSPKKAKKPAAAKKAAKSPKKAKAAKPKTAKPKAVKPKKAAPKKK; translated from the coding sequence aTGGCAGAAACCGCCCCAGCACCGGCTGCTCCCGCCCCGGCCAAAGCGCCTAAGAAGAAGTCTGCTGCAAAGGCCAAGAAGGCAGGTCCAGGCGTCGGTGAGCTCATCGTCAAGACTGTGACCGCGTCGAAGGAGAGGAGCGGCGTGTCCCTCGCCGCCCTGAAGAAAGCTCTCGCCGCCAGCGGATACGACGTGGAGAAGAACAACTCCCGCGTCAAGATCGCCATCAAGGGCCTGGTGACTAAAGGCACCCTGGTGCAGGTCAAAGGGACCGGCGCCTCAGGCTCATTCAAGCTCAACAAGCAGCAAGCCGAGACCAAGAAGAAGCCAGCAAAGAAAGCAGCTCCTAAAGCGAAGAAGCCCGCGGCCAAGAAACCCGCTGCCGCCAAGAAGCCCAAGAGCGCAGCGGCAAAGAAGCCCAAAGCCGCCAAGAAGTCACCCAAGAAGGCCACGAAACCCGCCGCTAAGAAGGCGACGAAGAGCCCCAAGAAGGCAAAGAAGCCAGCAGCCGCCAAGAAAGCAGCCAAGAGCCCCAAAAAAGCTAAAGCGGCTAAACCCAAGACGGCAAAGCCTAAAGCCGTCAAGCCTAAAAAGGCAGCTCCCAAAAAGAAATAA
- the LOC137065151 gene encoding histone H3-like: MARTKQTARKSTGGKAPRKQLATKAARKSAPATGGVKKPHRYRPGTVALREIRRYQKSTELLIRKLPFQRLVREIAQDFKTDLRFQSSAVMALQESSEAYLVGLFEDTNLCAIHAKRVTIMPKDIQLARRIRGERA; encoded by the coding sequence ATGGCAAGAACCAAGCAGACCGCTCGTAAATCCACCGGTGGCAAAGCCCCGAGGAAGCAGCTCGCCACGAAAGCCGCCCGTAAGAGCGCTCCGGCCACCGGCGGCGTCAAGAAGCCTCATCGCTACAGGCCCGGGACCGTGGCTCTGCGAGAGATCCGCCGTTATCAGAAGTCCACCGAGCTGCTGATCCGCAAACTGCCCTTCCAGCGGCTGGTGAGAGAAATCGCTCAGGACTTCAAGACGGATCTGCGCTTCCAGAGTTCCGCTGTGATGGCCCTGCAGGAATCCAGCGAGGCTTATTTGGTCGGCCTGTTTGAGGACACCAACCTATGCGCCATCCACGCCAAGAGAGTCACCATCATGCCCAAAGACATCCAGCTGGCCCGCCGCATCCGCGGAGAGCGCGCCTAA
- the LOC137065207 gene encoding histone H4, with protein MSGRGKGGKGLGKGGAKRHRKVLRDNIQGITKPAIRRLARRGGVKRISGLIYEETRGVLKVFLENVIRDAVTYTEHAKRKTVTAMDVVYALKRQGRTLYGFGG; from the coding sequence ATGTCTGGAAGAGGCAAAGGCGGTAAGGGACTCGGTAAAGGAGGCGCTAAGCGTCACCGTAAAGTTTTGCGCGATAACATCCAGGGAATCACCAAACCCGCCATCCGTCGTCTGGCTCGCCGCGGCGGTGTCAAGCGCATCTCCGGTCTGATCTACGAGGAGACCCGCGGAGTGTTGAAGGTGTTTCTGGAGAACGTTATCCGCGATGCCGTGACCTACACCGAGCACGCCAAGAGAAAGACCGTCACTGCCATGGATGTTGTGTACGCGCTGAAGCGACAGGGACGCACCCTGTACGGCTTCGGAGGTTAA
- the LOC137064841 gene encoding histone H1-like: protein MAETAPAPAAPAPAKAPKKKSAAKAKKAGPGVGELIVKTVTASKERSGVSLAALKKALAASGYDVEKNNSRVKIAIKGLVTKGTLVQVKGTGASGSFKLNKQQAETKKKPAKKAAPKAKKPAAKKPAAAKKPKSAAAKKPKAVKKSPKKATKPAAKKATKSPKKAKKPAAAKKAAKSPKKAKAAKPKTAKPKAAKPKKAAPKKK, encoded by the coding sequence aTGGCAGAAACCGCCCCAGCACCGGCTGCTCCCGCCCCGGCCAAAGCGCCTAAGAAGAAGTCTGCTGCAAAGGCCAAGAAGGCAGGTCCAGGCGTCGGTGAGCTCATCGTCAAGACTGTGACCGCGTCCAAGGAGAGGAGCGGCGTTTCCCTCGCTGCCCTGAAGAAAGCTCTCGCCGCCAGCGGCTACGACGTGGAGAAGAACAACTCCCGCGTCAAGATCGCCATCAAGGGCCTGGTGACTAAAGGCACCCTAGTGCAGGTCAAAGGGACCGGCGCCTCGGGATCATTCAAGCTGAACAAGCAGCAAGCCGAGACCAAGAAGAAGCCAGCAAAGAAAGCGGCTCCTAAAGCGAAGAAGCCCGCGGCCAAGAAACCCGCTGCCGCCAAGAAGCCCAAGAGCGCAGCGGCAAAGAAGCCCAAAGCCGTCAAGAAGTCACCTAAGAAGGCCACGAAACCCGCCGCTAAGAAGGCGACGAAGAGCCCCAAGAAGGCAAAGAAGCCAGCAGCCGCTAAGAAAGCAGCCAAGAGCCCCAAAAAAGCTAAAGCGGCTAAACCAAAGACTGCAAAGCCTAAAGCCGCCAAGCCTAAAAAGGCAGCTCCCAAAAAGAAATAA
- the LOC137064664 gene encoding histone H2AX-like codes for MSGRGKTGGKARAKAKTRSSRAGLQFPVGRVHRLLRKGNYAQRVGAGAPVYLAAVLEYLTAEILELAGNAARDNKKTRIIPRHLQLAVRNDEELNKLLGGVTIAQGGVLPNIQAVLLPKKTEKPAKSKVHLNLKMSGRGKTGGKARAKAKTRSSRAGLQFPVGRVHRLLRKGNYAQRVGAGAPVYLAAVLEYLTAEILELAGNAARDNKKTRIIPRHLQLAVRNDEELNKLLGGVTIAQGGVLPNIQAVLLPKKTEKPAKSK; via the exons ATGAGCGGCAGAGGCAAAACCGGTGGCAAGGCCAGAGCAAAGGCTAAGACTCGCTCCTCCAGGGCGGGACTGCAGTTCCCCGTCGGCCGTGTTCACAGGCTGCTCCGCAAAGGCAACTACGCTCAGCGTGTCGGTGCCGGTGCTCCGGTTTATCTGGCGGCTGTGCTCGAGTATCTCACCGCTGAGATCCTGGAATTGGCTGGAAACGCCGCTCGGGACAACAAGAAGACTCGCATCATCCCCCGTCACCTGCAGCTGGCGGTGCGCAACGATGAGGAGCTGAACAAACTCCTGGGCGGAGTGACCATCGCTCAGGGCGGCGTGCTGCCCAACATCCAGGCCGTGCTGCTGCCCAAGAAGACCGAGAAGCCCGCCAAGTCCAA AGTT catttgaatttaaaaatgaGCGGCAGAGGCAAAACCGGTGGCAAAGCCAGAGCAAAGGCTAAGACTCGGTCTTCCAGGGCGGGACTGCAGTTCCCCGTCGGCCGTGTTCACAGGCTGCTCCGTAAAGGCAACTACGCTCAGCGCGTCGGTGCCGGTGCTCCGGTTTATCTGGCGGCTGTGCTCGAGTATCTCACCGCTGAGATCCTGGAATTGGCTGGAAACGCCGCTCGGGACAACAAGAAGACCCGCATCATCCCCCGTCACCTGCAGCTGGCGGTGCGCAACGACGAGGAGCTGAACAAACTCCTGGGCGGAGTGACCATCGCTCAGGGCGGCGTGCTGCCCAACATCCAGGCCGTGCTGCTGCCCAAGAAGACCGAGAAGCCCGCCAAGTCCAAGTAA
- the LOC137065423 gene encoding histone H2B-like, with protein MPEPAKSAPKKGSKKTVTKTAAKGGKKRRKSRKESYAIYVYKVLKQVHPDTGISSKAMGIMNSFVNDIFERIAGEASRLAHYNKRSTISSREIQTAVRLLLPGELAKHAVSEGTKAVTKYTSSK; from the coding sequence ATGCCTGAACCAGCGAAGTCCGCGCCTAAGAAAGGCTCCAAGAAGACCGTCACCAAGACCGCCGCTAAGGGAGGAAAGAAGCGCAGAAAGTCCAGGAAGGAGAGCTACGCCATCTATGTGTACAAAGTGCTGAAGCAGGTTCATCCTGACACCGGCATCTCCTCCAAGGCGATGGGCATCATGAACTCTTTCGTCAACGATATCTTCGAGCGCATCGCCGGTGAGGCGTCTCGTCTGGCGCACTACAACAAGCGCTCCACCATCTCTTCCAGAGAGATCCAGACCGCCGTGCGTCTGCTGCTGCCCGGAGAGCTGGCCAAACACGCCGTCTCCGAGGGCACAAAGGCCGTCACCAAATACACCAGCTCCAAGTGA